A genomic region of Campylobacter corcagiensis contains the following coding sequences:
- a CDS encoding lactate/malate family dehydrogenase codes for MKVGIIGAGNIGSALASLLMLSDFVSEISLIDIRDDFVKGRALDLETMSVILKKDIKINHSKSYEIIRNFDILVITAGVARKLDQTRDDLLKINASIIGEISQNIAKFAPNSTMIMVTNPLDVLTYYAYKKSGFKPSKVIGMAGELDSARANLNLAKKEQISPLKDSAYVLGTHDDEMIVEPNFISDETKKAGQVITKLTGSSAYFAPAAAVYKMIKALKFGGVVICSVIDENRGVSYGQKVLLKDMEVSEILKSPKIDVTNLKDKISLLE; via the coding sequence GTGAAAGTAGGAATCATAGGAGCTGGAAATATCGGCTCAGCTCTTGCTAGTTTGCTTATGCTAAGTGATTTTGTATCTGAAATTTCACTTATTGATATTAGGGATGATTTTGTAAAAGGTAGAGCTTTAGATCTAGAAACTATGAGTGTTATTTTAAAAAAAGATATCAAAATCAATCACTCTAAAAGCTATGAAATTATTAGAAATTTTGACATCTTAGTTATCACAGCTGGAGTTGCTAGAAAGCTAGATCAAACTAGAGATGATCTTCTTAAAATAAACGCTAGTATAATAGGCGAAATTTCACAAAATATAGCCAAATTTGCACCAAATTCTACTATGATAATGGTTACAAATCCTCTTGATGTTCTTACTTACTACGCTTATAAAAAAAGTGGCTTTAAGCCTAGTAAGGTTATAGGTATGGCAGGAGAGTTAGACTCAGCAAGAGCAAATTTAAATTTAGCTAAAAAAGAGCAAATTTCACCCCTTAAAGATAGTGCTTATGTATTAGGTACGCATGATGATGAGATGATTGTAGAGCCAAATTTTATATCTGATGAGACTAAAAAAGCTGGTCAAGTTATTACTAAGCTAACTGGTAGTTCAGCATATTTTGCTCCAGCAGCTGCTGTTTATAAGATGATAAAGGCTTTGAAATTTGGTGGAGTTGTGATATGTTCGGTTATTGATGAAAACAGGGGCGTATCGTATGGACAAAAGGTTTTGCTAAAAGATATGGAGGTTAGTGAAATTTTAAAATCTCCAAAGATTGATGTTACAAATTTAAAAGACAAAATATCTCTTTTGGAGTGA
- a CDS encoding 2-oxoglutarate synthase subunit alpha yields MRELIAVGNSLVAKAAVECGCRFFGGYPITPSSEIAHEMSSLLPKNGGTFIQMEDEISGISVAIGASMSGVKAMTASSGPGISLKAEQIGLAFIAEIPLVIINVMRGGPSTGLPTRVAQGDILQAKNPTHGDFQSITLAPGNLEECYTMTIKAFNLAERFMTPVFLLLDETVGHMQAKVSIPEISDLEVINRAVFKEDPSEYLPYKAGKDEPAILNPFFTGYNYHITGLHHGNSGFPTEDGTIVDYNIKRLFNKILNHKDEILEFEEYFLEDAEICIIAYGSLNLSVKVAIDRLRRDEGIKVGLFRPITLWPSPAEKLREVGSKFKKLLVIELNLGQYLGEIERTTKRDDIYTLLKANGRPISPDEIIAKVKEMENGI; encoded by the coding sequence ATGAGAGAGCTTATAGCAGTTGGAAATTCTCTTGTGGCAAAGGCTGCAGTTGAGTGCGGATGTAGGTTTTTTGGTGGATATCCTATAACTCCATCTAGTGAGATAGCTCACGAAATGAGCTCACTCTTACCAAAAAATGGTGGAACTTTTATCCAGATGGAAGATGAAATTTCAGGCATTTCGGTTGCTATTGGTGCTTCTATGAGCGGAGTTAAGGCGATGACAGCTAGTAGTGGACCTGGAATTTCACTTAAAGCTGAGCAAATCGGACTAGCTTTTATAGCTGAAATTCCACTTGTTATTATAAATGTTATGCGTGGTGGTCCTTCAACTGGACTTCCAACTCGCGTCGCTCAAGGTGATATTTTACAGGCTAAAAACCCAACTCACGGGGATTTTCAAAGCATAACTTTAGCACCTGGAAATTTAGAAGAGTGCTACACTATGACAATAAAGGCATTTAACTTAGCTGAGAGATTTATGACTCCTGTATTTTTGCTTTTAGATGAGACTGTGGGGCATATGCAAGCAAAGGTGAGCATTCCTGAAATTTCAGACCTTGAAGTTATAAATAGAGCTGTATTTAAAGAAGATCCAAGCGAGTACTTGCCATATAAAGCAGGAAAAGACGAACCAGCCATACTAAATCCTTTTTTTACAGGTTATAACTACCACATAACCGGACTTCATCACGGAAATAGCGGTTTTCCAACTGAAGATGGCACTATAGTTGACTATAATATAAAAAGGCTTTTTAATAAAATTTTAAACCATAAAGATGAAATTTTAGAATTTGAAGAGTATTTTTTAGAAGATGCTGAAATTTGTATTATAGCGTATGGAAGCCTAAATTTAAGTGTAAAAGTAGCGATAGATCGCCTAAGAAGAGATGAGGGTATAAAAGTAGGGCTTTTTAGACCCATAACTCTATGGCCAAGTCCTGCTGAAAAGCTAAGAGAGGTTGGTTCTAAATTTAAAAAGCTCTTAGTTATAGAACTAAATTTGGGTCAGTATTTAGGCGAGATAGAACGAACCACAAAAAGAGATGATATCTATACTTTACTTAAGGCAAATGGTCGCCCAATAAGTCCTGATGAGATAATAGCTAAGGTTAAGGAGATGGAAAATGGCATTTAA
- a CDS encoding 2-oxoglutarate ferredoxin oxidoreductase subunit beta, protein MAFNYDKYLRTDKLPTLWCWGCGDGVILKAVIRAMDTLGWDSKDVCIVSGIGCSGRFSSYINCNTVHTTHGRAIAYATGIKLANPTKNVIVITGDGDGLAIGGNHTIHGCRRNIGLNHILINNFIYGLTNSQTSPTTPKGFWTATANKGNIDPNFDACKLAIAAGATFVGRENVINSDRLVKLFVKGFEHDGYSFFDIFSNCHVNLGRKNKMAQATDMLKWIDGMCVNKIKFDKLTKEEQVGKFPVGVLHEDSSHIEYTKAYAKVIDAYQENTAINFKDIV, encoded by the coding sequence ATGGCATTTAATTATGATAAATATTTAAGGACAGATAAGCTTCCAACTCTATGGTGCTGGGGCTGTGGGGATGGTGTGATACTAAAAGCAGTTATTAGAGCTATGGATACACTAGGCTGGGATAGTAAGGATGTTTGTATCGTTAGTGGAATAGGGTGTTCTGGAAGATTTTCAAGCTATATAAACTGTAACACTGTCCATACAACTCACGGCAGGGCCATAGCGTACGCAACCGGCATAAAACTAGCAAATCCAACTAAAAATGTTATCGTTATAACTGGAGATGGCGATGGTTTGGCAATCGGCGGAAATCACACAATTCATGGCTGTAGACGAAATATCGGACTAAATCACATCTTAATAAATAACTTCATATACGGACTTACCAACTCTCAAACTAGCCCAACAACACCAAAGGGCTTTTGGACTGCTACGGCAAATAAAGGTAACATTGATCCAAATTTTGATGCTTGTAAACTTGCAATCGCAGCAGGAGCGACTTTTGTAGGTAGAGAAAATGTCATAAACTCAGACCGCCTTGTTAAGCTTTTTGTTAAAGGTTTTGAGCATGATGGGTATAGCTTTTTTGATATATTTTCAAATTGTCATGTAAATTTAGGAAGAAAAAACAAAATGGCACAAGCTACTGATATGCTCAAATGGATAGATGGTATGTGCGTAAATAAAATCAAATTTGATAAACTGACTAAAGAAGAGCAAGTTGGGAAATTTCCAGTAGGTGTACTTCACGAAGACAGTAGCCATATAGAGTACACTAAAGCTTATGCTAAAGTTATAGATGCATATCAAG
- a CDS encoding 4Fe-4S dicluster domain-containing protein: protein MEKEVAVWTDESRCKGCNICVSYCPSGTLAMRYEPSAIQGIMIEVIDASTCIGCRDCETHCPDFAIFVADKGFKFAKLTQESKARSEAIKSNNYMLPEDFGGDK, encoded by the coding sequence ATGGAAAAAGAAGTTGCGGTTTGGACTGATGAGAGTCGTTGTAAGGGATGCAATATCTGTGTAAGCTACTGTCCTAGTGGGACTTTAGCTATGAGATATGAACCAAGTGCCATTCAAGGCATTATGATAGAAGTAATTGACGCTAGTACCTGTATCGGGTGTAGGGATTGTGAGACGCATTGTCCTGATTTTGCTATATTTGTAGCTGATAAAGGCTTTAAATTTGCAAAACTAACTCAAGAGTCAAAAGCTAGAAGTGAAGCGATAAAATCAAATAATTACATGCTTCCAGAGGATTTTGGAGGTGATAAATGA